The following are from one region of the Planctomycetia bacterium genome:
- a CDS encoding lysophospholipid acyltransferase family protein, giving the protein MKIHSPRVNRIMARCAVAVCRTLFRTLRMHFLEADPSVNPYHGDGPAVIYSVWHDVAAYPIFAGRHKRTVALVSKHQDGSLLASGLSMCDIGLVRGSSSRAGASAMREMIDLPDDRNIVMTPDGPRGPRRRTKAGMVFLASHTGRPIVPCGFAATRDWKIPGSWTNLSIPKPFSTVYLITGEPIPVPRGASREEMAAIEEHVQREMDRLTEAAEQLAHPNVATTAYQESRPQAPLARPSRTKIDRADLDRSAAA; this is encoded by the coding sequence ATGAAAATCCACAGCCCGCGGGTCAATCGCATCATGGCCCGCTGCGCGGTCGCTGTTTGTCGCACATTGTTTCGTACGCTGCGCATGCACTTCCTCGAAGCCGATCCGAGCGTCAATCCCTATCACGGCGACGGCCCGGCCGTGATCTACAGCGTGTGGCACGATGTCGCTGCATATCCGATCTTCGCCGGCCGACATAAGCGAACCGTCGCGCTCGTCAGCAAACACCAAGACGGCTCGCTCTTGGCTTCAGGACTGAGCATGTGCGACATCGGTCTGGTGCGCGGCTCGAGCAGCCGGGCCGGGGCGTCGGCGATGCGCGAGATGATCGACTTGCCCGACGATCGCAACATCGTGATGACCCCCGACGGCCCGCGCGGCCCGCGACGACGCACGAAAGCCGGCATGGTGTTTTTAGCATCACATACCGGTCGGCCGATCGTCCCTTGCGGTTTCGCCGCCACGCGCGACTGGAAGATCCCGGGAAGTTGGACGAACCTTTCGATCCCGAAGCCGTTCTCGACCGTTTATCTGATTACCGGCGAGCCGATTCCGGTTCCGCGCGGCGCGTCGCGCGAAGAAATGGCGGCGATCGAAGAACACGTGCAACGCGAAATGGACCGACTCACCGAAGCGGCCGAGCAACTCGCGCACCCCAACGTCGCTACGACGGCCTATCAAGAAAGCCGGCCGCAAGCTCCTCTCGCACGCCCTAGCCGCACGAAAATCGATCGTGCCGATCTCGATCGGTCGGCTGCCGCCTGA
- a CDS encoding DUF1080 domain-containing protein: MRILVGILLLSLFVSVAVAAEPEAGFVSLFDGKSLAGWTTAPGAYAVEDGAIVCVAGSKGNLLSEREYADFVIRFDFKLSPGANNGLAIRSPLKQTGNLHVEGIELQILDNSAEKYKTIKPYQYNGSVYGIVAAKQAGLKPVGEWNSQEVHVEGRHIKITLNGTVIVDADLDKASTPTTLDGVVHPGLARPKGHLGFLGHGDRIDVRNIRIKELK, from the coding sequence ATGCGAATTCTGGTTGGGATTTTGTTGTTGAGTTTGTTCGTTTCGGTGGCCGTTGCTGCTGAGCCCGAGGCGGGGTTTGTCTCGCTCTTCGACGGCAAGTCGCTCGCCGGATGGACGACGGCGCCGGGAGCTTACGCGGTCGAAGACGGCGCGATCGTCTGCGTGGCCGGGAGCAAGGGGAACTTGCTGAGCGAGCGCGAGTACGCCGATTTCGTGATCCGCTTCGACTTCAAACTTTCGCCCGGCGCGAACAACGGCCTTGCCATTCGCTCGCCGCTGAAGCAGACGGGCAACTTGCATGTCGAAGGGATCGAGCTCCAAATCCTCGACAACTCGGCCGAGAAATACAAAACGATCAAGCCGTATCAATACAACGGCTCCGTCTACGGCATCGTCGCGGCGAAGCAAGCAGGCTTGAAGCCGGTCGGCGAGTGGAACTCGCAAGAGGTCCACGTCGAAGGACGCCACATCAAGATCACGCTCAACGGCACGGTGATCGTCGACGCCGATCTCGACAAAGCGAGCACGCCCACCACGCTCGACGGCGTCGTGCATCCGGGCCTAGCCCGCCCGAAAGGCCATCTCGGCTTCCTCGGCCACGGCGACCGGATCGACGTGCGCAACATCCGAATTAAGGAATTAAAGTAG
- a CDS encoding DUF1549 domain-containing protein produces MPHLLGCLRLAAFPICFWVWACSLSQADAAEPLEVTPATVTLDRPESTLQLLATIRAADGRAVDVTRAAKYRIEGPGPAKVDALGLVEPVRDGKTTVVVEHAGRAVRIPVTVATVDHPVPISFPHDILPILTKTGCNTGGCHGKAEGQNGFKLSVFGFDPQGDHAALTMEGRGRRVFPSAPDESLLLRKATAEEPHGGGQRMEVDSLRYRRMKRWISEGAGYVIEGAPQVVRIEVEPAEQVLLARESRQVRVWAIDDKGARHCVTTEAEYESNATTIAGVDDRGLVQAADIPGEAAILARYLGHVTACRVTIPRPGVKFTRPPEVNFIDRLAWDKLERLGIEPSPLSDDAGFVRRVYLDVIGTLPTAAEARSFLADKAADKRAKLIDQLLARPEYADYWTMRFSDVLRVDQFKITPAGSVAITRWLHKQFSENRTYDSMVRELLTAKGNVKAEGPAAYYKALDTPELLARGVSQTFLGVRLECAQCHHHPSDKWGQDDYYAMAALFSGVTNKKLAGGGEAVVPGLAKEVKHPRTNAVIAPRTLGGEPVEFAPYEDRRAHLLRWMVADSNPYFSTMIANRLWSHYFGRGLVEQIDDLRATNPATNEPLLNELAKHMRASKYDLKAFTRTLLNSRLYQLSSEPTPSNIGDSQNFSHAAHKALSAEVLLDAFCETTGVAEEFQGWPLGTRAIQIWDNRLPLYFFRIFGRPVRVTVCECERSNEPSIAQALHLMNSPEMGAKIQDRSGRAAKLAASTLAVDVVIEELFLTALARLPRAEELTASRSAFSGDRRRGAEDVLWALLNSKEFLYNR; encoded by the coding sequence ATGCCGCACCTACTCGGCTGCCTACGCCTAGCCGCATTCCCGATCTGCTTTTGGGTCTGGGCCTGTTCGTTGTCTCAGGCCGACGCCGCCGAACCGCTGGAAGTAACTCCTGCGACGGTGACGCTCGATCGGCCGGAGAGCACGCTGCAGTTGCTCGCTACGATCCGAGCGGCCGATGGTCGGGCCGTCGATGTGACGCGCGCGGCGAAGTATCGGATCGAAGGTCCGGGACCGGCGAAGGTCGACGCCTTGGGGCTCGTCGAACCGGTGCGCGACGGCAAGACCACGGTCGTCGTCGAACATGCCGGCCGTGCGGTTCGCATTCCCGTCACGGTCGCCACGGTCGACCATCCGGTGCCTATCTCCTTTCCTCACGACATCCTGCCGATTCTTACGAAGACCGGCTGCAACACCGGCGGCTGCCACGGCAAAGCCGAAGGCCAAAACGGGTTCAAGCTCAGTGTCTTCGGCTTCGATCCGCAAGGAGACCATGCGGCGCTCACGATGGAAGGGCGCGGCCGACGCGTGTTTCCATCGGCACCCGACGAGAGCTTGCTGCTCCGCAAAGCGACGGCCGAAGAACCGCACGGCGGCGGCCAGCGGATGGAAGTCGATAGCCTCCGCTATCGCCGAATGAAGCGGTGGATTTCGGAAGGGGCCGGGTACGTTATCGAAGGTGCGCCGCAGGTCGTGCGGATCGAAGTCGAACCGGCGGAGCAGGTCTTACTGGCGCGCGAGAGCCGGCAAGTGCGCGTGTGGGCCATCGACGACAAGGGGGCCCGACACTGCGTGACGACCGAAGCCGAATACGAATCGAATGCGACGACCATTGCCGGAGTCGACGACCGCGGACTCGTGCAAGCCGCCGACATTCCGGGCGAAGCCGCGATCTTGGCCCGCTACCTGGGGCACGTCACCGCTTGCCGCGTTACGATTCCGCGGCCGGGCGTGAAGTTCACCCGCCCGCCGGAAGTGAACTTCATCGATCGCTTAGCGTGGGACAAGCTCGAACGCCTCGGCATTGAGCCGAGCCCTTTGAGCGACGACGCCGGCTTCGTGCGTCGCGTCTATCTCGACGTCATCGGCACGCTCCCGACCGCCGCCGAAGCACGATCGTTCCTGGCGGACAAAGCGGCCGACAAACGGGCGAAGCTGATCGATCAACTTCTCGCTCGGCCCGAGTATGCCGACTATTGGACGATGCGCTTCAGCGATGTGCTGCGCGTCGATCAATTCAAGATCACGCCGGCCGGCTCCGTGGCGATTACCCGTTGGTTGCATAAGCAGTTCTCCGAGAATCGGACGTACGATTCGATGGTGCGCGAGCTTTTGACCGCGAAGGGGAACGTGAAAGCGGAAGGCCCGGCGGCGTATTACAAAGCGCTGGATACTCCGGAATTGCTGGCGCGCGGCGTAAGTCAGACGTTCCTCGGCGTGCGCTTGGAATGTGCGCAGTGTCATCACCACCCGTCGGACAAATGGGGCCAAGACGACTACTACGCGATGGCCGCGCTCTTCAGCGGCGTGACGAACAAGAAGCTGGCCGGCGGGGGCGAAGCGGTCGTGCCCGGCTTAGCGAAGGAAGTGAAACATCCGCGCACGAACGCAGTGATCGCGCCGCGCACGTTGGGAGGCGAGCCGGTCGAGTTCGCGCCGTATGAAGATCGCCGCGCGCACCTGCTGCGCTGGATGGTCGCCGACTCGAATCCGTATTTCTCGACGATGATCGCCAATCGGCTCTGGTCGCACTACTTCGGCCGGGGCTTGGTCGAGCAGATCGACGACCTGCGCGCGACGAACCCGGCCACGAACGAGCCGCTGTTGAACGAGCTAGCGAAGCACATGCGCGCCTCGAAGTACGATCTCAAGGCGTTCACGCGTACCTTGCTCAACTCGCGCCTTTATCAACTCAGCTCCGAGCCGACGCCGAGCAACATCGGCGACTCGCAGAACTTCTCGCACGCCGCGCATAAGGCCCTCTCGGCCGAGGTGCTGCTGGATGCATTCTGCGAAACGACGGGCGTAGCCGAAGAGTTTCAAGGCTGGCCGTTGGGAACCCGGGCGATTCAAATTTGGGACAACCGCCTGCCGCTGTACTTCTTCCGCATCTTCGGCCGGCCGGTGCGCGTGACGGTGTGCGAATGCGAGCGGAGCAACGAGCCGAGCATCGCGCAGGCCCTGCATCTGATGAACTCGCCCGAGATGGGTGCCAAAATTCAAGACCGAAGCGGCCGTGCGGCGAAGCTCGCCGCTTCGACTCTGGCGGTCGATGTCGTGATCGAGGAGTTGTTTCTGACGGCGCTGGCCCGCCTGCCGCGCGCCGAAGAGCTCACCGCCTCGCGTTCGGCGTTTTCCGGCGATCGCCGTCGGGGTGCCGAAGATGTCTTATGGGCCCTGCTGAATAGTAAAGAGTTTCTCTACAACCGTTAG
- a CDS encoding DUF1501 domain-containing protein produces the protein MARLFSDRMHRRDALRVGSVGLIGGLSLPRLLELEAVAGTGKPARAKSVIFLFMEGGPSTIDMWDMKPDAPTEIRGPWTQISTNVTGTFVGEHCPLTAKICDKFTILRSHSHTDNGHNTGYHYCMTGYKAAFADGQSGGTPSNLLFPSLGSIVARELGPRGNIPSYINLADPMDAGGPGFYGPEYAPFVLETDPMQPDFEVRDLRLAPGVTGSRLDDRRGILSAIDRVAATPPADRRGVMSTYYEKAYKMITAPDARKAFDITAESDKMRERYGYTSLGQCALLARRLVEAGSRFIGIDNGSWDTHFSQFPSLKEDLIPAADRAFSALVTDLEERGLLDSTLVIMMGEMGRTPQINARAGRDHWSMAQSVLWAGGGVKPGQVIGATDARGAAPTTEPYGVEDVICTLLRQLGVDTTKVYNTPLGRPVPIVSGGRVIPGLMA, from the coding sequence ATGGCTCGTCTATTTTCCGATCGCATGCATCGGCGCGATGCGCTCCGAGTCGGCTCCGTCGGACTCATCGGCGGCCTGTCGCTTCCGCGACTCTTGGAGTTGGAAGCGGTCGCCGGAACGGGCAAGCCTGCGCGAGCCAAGTCGGTGATCTTCCTCTTCATGGAAGGGGGCCCGAGCACGATTGACATGTGGGACATGAAGCCCGACGCGCCGACCGAGATTCGCGGCCCTTGGACGCAGATCTCGACGAACGTCACCGGCACGTTCGTCGGCGAGCATTGCCCGCTCACGGCGAAGATCTGCGACAAGTTCACGATCCTCCGCTCGCACAGCCACACGGACAACGGCCACAACACCGGCTACCACTATTGCATGACCGGCTATAAGGCCGCCTTCGCCGACGGCCAGTCGGGAGGCACGCCGAGCAACTTGCTCTTCCCGTCGCTCGGCTCGATCGTCGCGCGCGAGCTCGGCCCGCGGGGCAACATTCCGTCGTACATCAACTTGGCCGACCCGATGGATGCCGGCGGTCCCGGCTTCTACGGACCGGAGTACGCTCCGTTCGTGCTCGAGACCGATCCGATGCAGCCCGACTTCGAAGTGCGCGATTTGCGTCTGGCGCCGGGAGTCACCGGCAGCCGGCTCGACGATCGCCGTGGCATCCTAAGCGCTATCGATCGCGTCGCTGCGACTCCCCCTGCCGATCGGCGCGGCGTGATGTCGACGTATTACGAAAAAGCGTACAAGATGATCACCGCGCCCGACGCGCGGAAGGCCTTCGACATCACGGCCGAAAGCGACAAGATGCGCGAACGCTACGGCTACACCTCGCTCGGGCAATGCGCCTTGCTGGCGCGGCGCTTGGTCGAGGCGGGCTCGCGGTTCATCGGCATCGACAACGGCTCGTGGGACACGCACTTTTCGCAGTTCCCGAGCTTGAAGGAAGACCTTATTCCGGCCGCCGATCGCGCGTTCAGCGCCCTGGTGACCGATCTCGAAGAGCGCGGCCTGCTCGACTCGACGCTCGTCATTATGATGGGCGAAATGGGCCGCACGCCGCAGATCAATGCCCGCGCCGGGCGCGACCACTGGTCGATGGCGCAAAGCGTGCTCTGGGCCGGCGGCGGCGTGAAGCCGGGACAAGTCATCGGTGCGACCGACGCTCGCGGCGCCGCTCCGACGACCGAACCGTACGGAGTCGAAGACGTCATCTGCACGCTGCTTCGCCAGCTGGGGGTCGACACGACGAAAGTCTACAACACGCCGCTCGGCCGGCCGGTGCCGATCGTCAGCGGCGGTCGCGTCATTCCCGGGCTGATGGCGTAA
- a CDS encoding PPC domain-containing protein has product MLAQLLVFAVLGEASVVANVRPQIGYVYPPGGRAGTTIEVRLGTYDWTSDMQLFVHDPRVKIEITGPAGEPILTPPPYWFGAKAGVAQAPLPREVPARITIAADAPPGPIRWQVANANGASDSGTFLVGDSAEFVEPEKTLEPPVLPSLPVVVSGRISRITEIDRYRFTAAAAGIVTCNLSDDLGRPFNGVIAVREDAPDAASGTLVVDAADTIGTGAIAMFTARAGAKYIAEVYDADHAGDRGFVYRLSIVPGPRVLTTLPLLAARGKATSLEVVGWGVATGALKLESSVQSVAAPNSKTDVVRQAFTTPAGPAKGSLFLADAADALEPKSADAGSRRLVVPSRTSGALDVPDAASGMAVDRYRFTAKKADVVRLAVEAARFGSPVDPSIVVVDAAGKEIVRNDDVGADSTDAAVDFTAPADGDYDVLISDFSGAPPSRAHVYRLVVDNAADLAEFELTLPDQFTVAIGAKADLTAKIVRRGGWKEFIELKLENLPAGMSIVEEVVPAPAAAPAKDAKPVVKKKGALADQRLSLTVAENAAATAAPVVIVATTTLGDRVIEKRSRPIILVATMKPRCCIKSAVQDGGRTVSRGTTYPADVIVERLEGYTGPVTLRMAATQSRQRRGLRGETVEVPAGVEQIRYPVYMPEWLETNLTARINVIGVTEVADPKGNKRQVTGAMDGQIVMSYEGALLKILHEPQERVVALGGTIDIPVKVSRLPKLPQDAKIEVIADEDFPSLFTAETLTAPKNISTVVVKVRVANETKALGRRAVKIRATVMQDGLWPAISETSVPVTIETTPAVAAQQTAKTP; this is encoded by the coding sequence ATGCTTGCGCAACTCTTGGTGTTCGCGGTTCTCGGCGAAGCGTCCGTCGTGGCGAACGTTCGTCCGCAGATCGGTTATGTCTATCCTCCCGGCGGCCGCGCAGGGACGACGATCGAAGTACGTCTCGGAACGTACGATTGGACCTCGGACATGCAGCTGTTCGTTCACGATCCGCGCGTGAAGATCGAGATTACCGGTCCGGCGGGCGAGCCGATTCTCACGCCGCCGCCGTATTGGTTCGGTGCCAAAGCCGGCGTGGCGCAGGCTCCTTTGCCGCGAGAAGTTCCAGCCAGAATTACGATCGCCGCCGATGCCCCTCCGGGCCCCATTCGCTGGCAAGTCGCCAATGCCAACGGCGCCTCCGATTCCGGCACGTTCCTCGTCGGCGACTCGGCCGAGTTCGTCGAGCCTGAAAAGACGTTGGAGCCGCCGGTGCTGCCGTCGCTTCCGGTCGTAGTCTCAGGGCGCATCTCACGGATCACCGAGATCGATCGCTATCGCTTCACGGCAGCCGCGGCCGGCATTGTGACATGTAATCTTTCCGACGATCTCGGCCGGCCGTTCAACGGCGTCATCGCCGTTCGCGAAGACGCGCCCGATGCGGCATCGGGCACGCTCGTCGTCGACGCGGCCGACACGATCGGAACCGGCGCGATCGCGATGTTTACCGCTCGCGCCGGTGCGAAGTACATCGCCGAAGTCTACGACGCGGACCATGCCGGCGATCGGGGCTTCGTCTATCGTCTCTCGATCGTGCCGGGCCCGCGCGTTTTGACGACGTTGCCGCTCCTGGCTGCCCGCGGCAAGGCGACGAGCTTAGAAGTCGTCGGCTGGGGCGTGGCGACGGGAGCGTTGAAGCTGGAATCGAGCGTGCAATCCGTCGCCGCTCCGAACTCGAAAACCGACGTCGTGCGACAAGCCTTTACGACCCCGGCGGGACCGGCGAAAGGCTCGCTCTTCCTGGCCGATGCGGCCGATGCTTTGGAACCGAAATCGGCGGACGCCGGTTCGCGCCGGCTGGTCGTCCCTTCGCGAACGTCCGGTGCGCTCGACGTCCCCGACGCGGCGTCGGGCATGGCCGTCGATCGGTATCGCTTCACGGCGAAGAAGGCAGATGTAGTGCGGCTCGCGGTCGAGGCCGCTCGCTTCGGTTCGCCCGTCGATCCTTCGATCGTCGTCGTCGATGCCGCGGGAAAAGAGATCGTGCGCAACGACGATGTCGGTGCCGACTCGACCGATGCCGCCGTCGACTTCACGGCTCCTGCCGATGGCGACTACGACGTGCTGATCTCCGACTTCTCCGGCGCGCCGCCGTCTCGAGCGCACGTCTATCGCCTCGTCGTCGACAACGCGGCCGACCTTGCCGAGTTCGAGTTGACGTTGCCCGATCAGTTCACCGTCGCGATCGGCGCCAAGGCCGACTTGACCGCGAAGATCGTGCGCCGCGGGGGCTGGAAAGAGTTCATCGAATTGAAGCTCGAAAACTTGCCGGCGGGCATGTCGATCGTGGAAGAAGTCGTTCCCGCGCCGGCCGCCGCTCCGGCGAAAGACGCGAAGCCGGTCGTGAAGAAAAAAGGCGCGCTCGCCGATCAGCGCTTGTCGCTCACCGTTGCGGAAAACGCCGCCGCTACGGCTGCGCCGGTCGTCATCGTGGCGACGACGACGCTCGGAGATCGCGTGATCGAGAAGCGTTCGCGGCCGATTATTCTCGTTGCGACGATGAAGCCCCGCTGTTGCATTAAGTCCGCCGTGCAAGACGGCGGGCGGACGGTTAGTCGCGGTACGACGTATCCGGCCGATGTGATCGTCGAACGGCTCGAAGGCTATACCGGACCGGTTACGCTTCGGATGGCGGCTACGCAATCGCGGCAGCGACGCGGACTGCGCGGCGAGACGGTCGAGGTGCCCGCCGGCGTCGAGCAGATTCGGTATCCCGTGTACATGCCCGAGTGGCTGGAGACGAACCTCACCGCGCGCATCAACGTGATCGGCGTGACGGAAGTGGCCGATCCGAAGGGAAACAAGCGGCAAGTCACGGGCGCGATGGACGGGCAGATCGTCATGTCGTACGAAGGAGCGTTGCTCAAGATCTTGCACGAACCGCAAGAGCGAGTCGTTGCCCTCGGCGGCACGATCGACATTCCGGTGAAGGTCTCACGCTTGCCGAAATTGCCGCAGGACGCCAAGATCGAAGTGATCGCCGACGAAGATTTCCCGTCGCTCTTCACCGCCGAAACGCTCACGGCGCCGAAGAATATCTCGACCGTCGTCGTGAAGGTGCGCGTGGCGAACGAGACGAAGGCGCTCGGCCGTCGCGCGGTGAAGATTCGCGCCACGGTGATGCAAGACGGCCTCTGGCCGGCGATCTCGGAGACGAGCGTGCCGGTAACGATCGAAACCACGCCCGCCGTGGCAGCACAGCAAACGGCGAAAACGCCGTAG
- a CDS encoding DUF1028 domain-containing protein yields MTCLNRKAFAAALFFGAVALCAGRAAAAPPENAGERKPLAELPKIIATFSIVAIDKENNVCGAAVASMYPAVGKVVPYARADVGAFCTQHHGNAKWGVPALDLLQTGMPPEQVLANLLKDDTKPEQRQLAIIDMRGRTAIHNPSEAGEKSLYWGAMAGRFYTVQGNTLAGREVLVQMSKAYEETKGSLADRLMAALVAGDCAGGDHRGRLAAGIRVAKKGVEGDWLALDVDDSKDAVMDLAKRYAELKHDAKGDWAGGKAPFVVPCPNKP; encoded by the coding sequence ATGACTTGCTTGAATCGGAAAGCTTTCGCCGCGGCTCTGTTCTTCGGTGCCGTAGCGCTTTGCGCAGGCCGGGCCGCTGCCGCCCCGCCCGAGAATGCCGGCGAGAGGAAGCCGCTCGCTGAATTGCCGAAGATCATCGCTACGTTCTCGATCGTCGCGATCGACAAGGAGAACAACGTCTGCGGTGCCGCCGTGGCGAGCATGTATCCGGCCGTGGGGAAGGTCGTGCCGTATGCGCGCGCCGACGTCGGCGCGTTTTGCACGCAGCATCACGGCAACGCGAAGTGGGGCGTGCCGGCGCTCGATCTGCTGCAAACCGGAATGCCTCCGGAGCAAGTCCTCGCGAACCTGCTGAAAGACGACACGAAGCCCGAGCAACGGCAACTGGCGATCATCGACATGCGCGGACGGACGGCGATCCACAACCCATCGGAAGCGGGTGAGAAGAGTTTGTACTGGGGTGCGATGGCCGGCCGTTTCTACACCGTCCAAGGCAACACGCTCGCCGGCCGCGAGGTGCTCGTGCAGATGTCGAAGGCGTATGAAGAAACGAAGGGGAGCCTCGCCGATCGCTTGATGGCCGCGCTCGTCGCCGGCGACTGCGCAGGGGGCGATCATCGCGGACGCTTGGCCGCCGGCATTCGGGTCGCCAAGAAAGGGGTCGAAGGAGACTGGCTCGCGCTCGACGTCGACGACAGCAAAGACGCCGTCATGGATCTCGCCAAACGTTATGCCGAGTTGAAGCACGACGCCAAAGGAGACTGGGCCGGAGGCAAGGCACCGTTCGTGGTTCCCTGCCCGAACAAGCCGTAG
- a CDS encoding DUF1592 domain-containing protein: MRALGLQSSFFTVVVCCAAACVVPGRAAAEEASPFLKFYCAECHGGATPDGGLSVEDLRFDAADPASFAKWVRLFDRVRKQEMPPKDQPQPTAAEREAYLKQLETKLHAASLERQLREGRVLVRRLNRNEYQNTLHDLLGITTDLKSLLPDDNTVAGFDNISTGLETSAVHLVRYQAAADKALAEALPVGPILNEAHRWTGRQFLDSRPKPNREGTAPFVRFEGDTLVLCALLYKHGSVTTRAAPIDGRYRIRASVRAVNNEGKPIPVLIGKISSDRFAHERLEHILSIQDAPAGKARVVEVEADLPRGEQIYIEGQGLTFFNDLKKKLDGKPVGDAYAGPGLAVDWIEMEGPLDAGVGYRRLFDALPQVPSRYLADTLAGKPVDGSWKKWPYPGEYSKYPLTPVSRDPQADAARLMRAFLPRAFRRPVSDATAEYFIQVCTDQLAQGEIFGDAMIAGYKAALCSPRFLMLVEKPGALDDFALASRLSYFLWSSQPDDELLAIAARGELRKPDVLKTQTERLLNDRKAERFVANFTGQWLELRKIHDMKPDAMYVEYDEKLAWSMPEETRSFFKEVLRHDLPTSSFLHSDWLMLNERIAKHYGIPNIDGMDFRKVALPKDSHRGGIVTQAGILKLTTNATYTSPVKRGAWILERILGLPPSPPPPNVAAIEPDIRGAVTIREQLALHKSVASCAACHVQIDPPGFALENFDVVGGWRDRYRSKEGGGSNQYVALVNYPERKVWLAKPVEASGETAAGESFRDIDAYKQLLLRDPDQLTRNLAEKLLIYGTGAVLQFSDREAVEQIVAEARAQKHGFRSLIHAVVRSRVFQTK, from the coding sequence GTGCGTGCATTGGGTCTTCAATCATCGTTCTTTACGGTCGTCGTCTGCTGCGCCGCGGCGTGCGTTGTTCCCGGTCGCGCTGCGGCCGAAGAAGCTTCCCCGTTTCTCAAGTTCTACTGCGCCGAGTGCCACGGCGGCGCCACTCCCGACGGCGGATTGTCCGTCGAAGACCTACGCTTCGACGCCGCCGATCCGGCGAGCTTCGCGAAATGGGTGCGCCTCTTCGATCGTGTGCGTAAGCAAGAGATGCCGCCGAAGGATCAGCCGCAACCGACCGCCGCCGAGCGCGAAGCGTATTTGAAACAGTTGGAGACGAAGCTCCATGCCGCCTCGCTCGAACGGCAACTGCGCGAGGGGCGCGTCTTGGTTCGCAGACTCAATCGCAACGAATATCAAAACACGCTGCACGATCTGCTCGGCATCACGACCGATCTGAAGTCGCTCCTGCCCGACGACAACACGGTCGCCGGGTTCGACAACATCAGCACCGGCTTGGAAACGTCGGCCGTGCATCTCGTGCGCTATCAAGCGGCGGCCGATAAGGCGCTGGCCGAGGCGTTGCCCGTCGGGCCGATCTTGAACGAAGCGCACCGTTGGACCGGTCGGCAGTTTCTCGACAGCCGGCCGAAGCCGAACCGCGAAGGAACGGCTCCGTTCGTGCGCTTCGAGGGAGACACGCTCGTCCTCTGTGCGTTGCTCTATAAGCACGGCAGCGTGACGACGCGCGCGGCGCCGATCGACGGGCGATACCGCATTCGGGCCTCGGTGCGCGCCGTGAACAACGAGGGAAAGCCGATCCCCGTGCTGATCGGCAAGATCAGCTCCGATCGGTTCGCGCATGAGCGGCTCGAACACATTCTTTCGATTCAAGACGCGCCGGCCGGTAAGGCGCGCGTCGTGGAAGTCGAAGCCGATCTCCCTCGCGGCGAGCAAATCTATATCGAAGGCCAAGGGCTCACGTTCTTCAACGACTTGAAAAAGAAGCTCGACGGCAAACCGGTCGGCGATGCTTATGCAGGGCCCGGCCTCGCGGTCGATTGGATCGAAATGGAAGGCCCGCTCGATGCGGGCGTCGGATATCGGCGGCTCTTCGACGCGTTGCCGCAAGTCCCTTCGCGCTATCTCGCAGATACGCTCGCCGGCAAGCCGGTGGACGGCAGTTGGAAGAAGTGGCCGTACCCGGGCGAGTATTCGAAGTACCCGCTCACTCCGGTCTCCCGCGATCCGCAAGCCGACGCCGCGCGCTTGATGCGCGCGTTTCTGCCCCGCGCGTTTCGCCGACCGGTCTCCGACGCGACGGCCGAATACTTCATCCAGGTTTGCACCGACCAACTTGCCCAAGGAGAAATCTTCGGCGATGCGATGATCGCGGGCTACAAGGCGGCGCTCTGTTCGCCGCGCTTTCTGATGCTCGTCGAAAAGCCCGGCGCGCTCGACGACTTCGCGCTCGCCTCACGGCTCTCGTATTTTCTGTGGAGCTCGCAACCCGACGACGAGTTGCTCGCCATCGCCGCGCGCGGAGAGCTGCGCAAGCCCGACGTGCTGAAGACGCAAACGGAGCGGCTTTTGAACGACCGCAAAGCGGAGCGTTTCGTCGCCAACTTTACCGGCCAGTGGCTCGAGCTGCGCAAGATTCACGACATGAAGCCCGATGCGATGTACGTCGAGTACGACGAAAAGCTGGCATGGTCGATGCCGGAAGAGACGCGCTCGTTCTTCAAAGAAGTCCTGCGGCACGACTTGCCGACATCGTCGTTCTTGCACTCCGATTGGTTGATGCTCAACGAGCGCATCGCGAAGCACTACGGCATCCCGAACATCGACGGCATGGATTTCCGGAAAGTTGCGCTGCCGAAAGATTCGCATCGTGGCGGCATCGTTACGCAGGCGGGCATCCTCAAGCTGACGACGAACGCGACTTATACATCGCCCGTCAAACGCGGAGCTTGGATCCTCGAGCGGATCCTCGGTCTGCCCCCTTCGCCTCCGCCGCCGAACGTCGCGGCGATCGAGCCCGACATTCGCGGCGCGGTGACGATTCGCGAGCAGCTGGCGCTGCATAAGTCGGTCGCGAGCTGCGCGGCGTGCCATGTGCAGATCGATCCGCCGGGTTTCGCCTTGGAAAACTTCGACGTCGTGGGAGGCTGGCGCGACCGTTATCGCTCGAAGGAAGGCGGGGGCTCGAATCAATACGTCGCTCTCGTGAACTATCCCGAGCGAAAGGTTTGGCTGGCGAAGCCGGTCGAAGCGTCCGGCGAGACGGCCGCGGGCGAGTCCTTCCGCGATATCGACGCTTACAAGCAGCTTCTGCTGCGCGATCCCGATCAATTGACGCGGAATCTCGCAGAAAAGCTGCTGATTTACGGGACGGGAGCCGTCCTGCAGTTCAGCGATCGCGAGGCGGTGGAGCAGATCGTCGCCGAGGCGCGTGCGCAGAAGCACGGCTTTCGCTCGCTGATCCATGCGGTCGTGCGAAGTCGCGTGTTTCAGACGAAGTGA